Below is a window of Polyangiaceae bacterium DNA.
AGTCGACTTTCCGCGATCTCGAGCGAGAGGCAGGCAGGCGGGACCGAAAACGCTGTGACGGACGGGACCCTAGCTCGCATCGCCCGGCAGCGCAACGCGAGTGGCGTTTGTCAGCCGAAACCGCCACCCTTCGGGCACGCGGCGGTCGGCCACACGAGCGTCGGAGTCCACTCCTGGACGAACGCTCTGACGACCAGAGTCAGGTCGGTCGGCTGCGGCGAATTCGAGCCGACCTGCTCCACGGGGACGGGGTCATGGACCACCAGCGAGAGGCACGGGTGACCGGGAGGCAGTCGCGGAGGCGGGAACGGCTCGGCTGTCGAGGCATGCGTGACCGGGAGGCGGTCGCGGAGGCGGGAACGGCTCGGCTGTCGAGGCACCTGTGACCGCAAGAGCAGTCCCGAGAGCAGGAGCAGGCCCAAAAGCAGGACCTGGTGCAGGCCGGCGAGGCCGCAGGCCGAGCCCGGAATCACATTCTGGGTCTTGGCAAGATCAGATCACGGTTGGCCACAGAGAGCTGAGTGTGAAGACCGGCCGGGACCGGCGCTGGCCGTTTGTCTGGTGGGAATGGTCGCGAGGCGTGAGGGCGGTCGGCGGAGCGAGATCAAATCCGCGGAGCGAGATCAAATCCGCGGAGCGTGACTCTCCCCAGATTCAGCCCTAAACGGAAATCGCGTCCTTCCTGAAATCACTCGAAGCGATCTTCACGTTCACGCAGGCCGGGACGCCGGCGGCGAAGGCTGCGTCGAGCGCGGGGCCGAGCTCTTCCGTCCGCTCGACCCAGAAGCCCTTGCCGCCCAGGGCCTCCACGACCTTCTCGTAGTGGGTGTAGTCGAGCTTGGTCGCGATCGCTCGCTCCTCGCCGTACATCATCACCTGGCCGCGGCGGATTTGCGTCCAGCCGGCGTCGTTGCCGATCACGGCGACCACCGGCAGCTTCTGCCGTGCCATCGCCTCGAACTCCATCGCATTCAGGCCGAACGAGCCGTCGCCGTACATGATCACCGTGCGTGACTCGGGCCGCGCGAGGGCAGCGGCCATGGCGTATCCAGGACCGATGCCCAGCGTGCCGAGCGGGCCCGGATCCATCCAGAGCTGCGGCCACTCCAGCGGGATCACGTAGGCCGCGGTGGCGACGAAGTCCCCGCCGTCGCCGATCACGATGTCGCTCTTGCCCAGGCGCTTGCCGACCTCGTGGCACACCCGGAGCGGGTTCGGCGGGTTGCCGTCGCTCTCGATCTCGGCCTTCATCTTGCCGCGCCGCTTGTCCTCCGCGGCGCGCAGCGTCGAAAGCCAGGTCGGCGCCTCCTTGGTCCCCACCGCGTCGAGCAGCTGTCGGAGCACCAGCCCGCTGTCGCCGTGGATGCCCACGTCGATGGCGCGGTTCCTGCCGAGCTCGCCGCCGTCGAGATCGACCTGCACGATCTTGGCGCTGGGGTTCCAGGTGCCCGGGCGGCCGTAGTCCACGCGGAAGTCGAACGGCGTGCCGAACACGAAGATCACGTCGCTCTCCGCCAGGGCCTGCTTGCGCGAGCGCGTGTACAGGCACTCGTGAGCGTAGGGCAGGGCGCCACGGGCCATGCCGTTCAGGAAGAACGGCGCGCGCACCTTCTCGGCGAAGCGGCGCACGATGTCGCGGTCCTCGGACCAGCGCAGCTGCGCGCCGATGACGAAGCTCGGCCGCTCGGCCTGCTTCAGGAGCGCCGCGGCGCGCTCGATGCTGGCCGGATCGCCGCTCGGACGCGGCGGCGGCATCGGGGCCGTGAGCGGCTCTTCGTCCTCGTGCCAGTTCATCAACAGGTCGAGCGGCATCTCCAGGTAGACCGGCCCGGGCAGGTTCGACTGCGCGATGCGGAAAGCGCTGTCGATGTACTCCTTGACCCGGCGGATCTCCGGGATCTGCACGCTCCATTTGCTGATGGGTCGCATCAGCGTGACGGAGTCCATGTCCTGAAGCGAGCCCATGTCGCAGAGCGTCTTCGGGCCAGCGCCGCCGATGCAGATCAGGGGCACGCCCGCGCGCTGCGCGTTGGCGACGGCGGTCACCACGTCGGTGATGCCCGGACCTGCCGTGACCAGGCACACACCCGGCTTGCCCGTCACGCGCGCGTAGCCGTCGGCGCAGTGGCCGGAGGTCTGCTCGTGGCGGGTGTCCACCACGCGGATGCCTTCGTCCAGGCAGCCGTCGTAGATGGCCTGGATGTGGCCGCCGCAGAGCGTGAAGACGTGATCGATGCCGTGCCGCTTGAGCGCCTGGGCGACGAGGCGCCCGCCGTGGACCATGGTCATGGGCCGATGAGCTACAACGCCGTGGCGCCGCCGTCATGCACCGGCGCGGAGCCCCTGCAAGAACGCGGAAATCTCCGTCGTCACGGCCTCGGGCTCTTCGACCGTGGACGAGTGCCCGGCGCGGGGGATGGTCACGAGCTTCGAGCCGGCGATGCCACGCTGGATGCGCTCGGACTGCTCCCGCGGCGTGGCTACGTCCTCGTCGCCGACCAAGATCAGCGTGGGGCAGCGGATGCGCCCGAGCTCTGGGGTCACGTTCTCGCGCTCGAGCACGCCGTTGACCGCGCGCCACACCGATCTCGGCAGCGCCTGGAGGTGGGCGCGCCAGCGCGCGCGCACGGCGGCCTTGTCCGGGTCGGCGAGGAAGCTCCTGCCGAACATGATCGGCATCAGACGGTCCACCAGCATGCGTGCCCCCAGGTAGCGAGCGGTCAGGTTCATCGCGGTGTACTTGGGCACGTTCGCCGCGGGCTCGGGTCCCGCGCTGGTGTCGAGCAGGGTCAAGCTCTTGACCAGCTTCCGTCGCCGCGCCGCGAGGCGCATCCCCACGAAGCCGCCCATGCTCAGGCCGACGAAGTGCACCGGCCCCAGCTCCAGCTTCTCGATCAACAGGGTGGCGTCTCCCGTCAGCGTGCCCATGTCGATTGAGCGCAGATCGCTCGGCGCGCTCTGCCCCTGGCCACGGTGGTCGTAGGCGATGCAGCGGTAGCGTTCGCGCAGCGCCTCGACCTGCGCGGCGAACATCTCGTGACTCATCAGCAGGCCGTGGCTGAAGAGCAGCGTCTCGCCGGAGCTGGCGGTGCCAGTATCGAGGTAGTGGAGCTCGGTGTCGTCGAGTGCGATGCGGGGCATGCGCCCGCGTAGCGCGAGGCTCGCCCCGCAACAATCGTCAGTGCACCGAGCCGACCAACCACGCGAAGGCGGGCACCAGCACCTCTTCTGGAGAGGCGCCGCCGGAGTGGGCGGCGCTGGTGCCGCCGCCGACCGGATCGAGGGTGAAGCCGTGATCGCCGAAGACCAGGGCCAGCGTCCGCGGCGGCAGCTTGAGCAGGTGGCCGGCCAGCGCCTCGGCGGCCTCGTCCGCCAGGTCGTCGAGGCGCTCGGCGAGCGGGCCGCCGGGTACGCTCATGGCGCTCTCGACCAGGTCGAGCTTGAGCACCTCGCGCTGCCCAGCGCGGATGCGCCGGAGCGTGGTGGCCGCCCGTCCGCGGGCGACGGGGATCTCGCTGTCGGTCTCTCCGGTGACCTCCTTCAGGCCCTGCGCTCCCCGCCCGATCAGCTCGAGCTGCATCGCCGTCGTGCTCGGCAGCGCCGACCAGAGCAGGAGCCGCTCGGTCAGCGCGGCGTGCTGGCCGAGCAACGGACGCAGCCGTTCGTTGACGCGCAGGCCGAGGTCGAAGCGCATGCCGTCGACCAGGATCAGCTGCGCCGAGCGCGCGCCGTGCAGGCGCCCGATGCGCAGCGCCAGATCCGGCACGTCGAGCACCATGGTGGGGCGCTTGCCGCGCACGCGGAGGGCGTCGAAGGCCTCGCTGTAGCTGCGCTCGAAGCTCTTGGCCCAAGCCAGGGCGACGGGAGCCGCTTCTTCGCCCGCCACGCCCCGCGCCAGGGCGTCCGAGAGCGGCACGTAGGCGGAGACGAACGTGCGCTCGATCACCGCCAGCGGCTTCGGGCCGCGCGTGCTCTCGAGCTCCTGCACCCAGCGGCGCCACTCCAGGGCCGCGTTGGGGTCGAGGGGTGGATGGCTCTTCTTCGCGGCGGGTTCCGGCTCCGGCTCCGGCTCCGGCGCAGCCGTCGAGGGTTCGACCTCGATGGCTTCCGGAGTGGGCGGCGAGCAGAAGGGCTCGACGGGAGGGGGCGCCATGGACCCGACGTCCTCGCTCGGGGCCTCGGTGGCGAACGCCTCGATCGGATCGACGCTCTCTGCCGGCTCGGCGGGCGCGGCGTCCACAGCGAAGACTCCGGGCGCCTCTTCGGTCACGCTCGGGACGCCCTCCGACGGAGTGCTCTCGTCGGCGAAGATGGCCGCCATGGCCTGCATCAGCGCCTCGGCGTCGTTGACCGGCGCGCAGGTGACGGGCGCGGGGGACGGGGTCGGCTCGCGTTCCTCGCGCACCACGATACGCGCGGCGATCTCGGCCACGGAAGGCGGCACCTCCGAGAGCTCCATGGTCGCCGTGCTGTGCCGCACCTCTGGGGCTGCATTGGGGGAGCTCTGCTCCAAGGAGACGCATCGGTCCCCACCGAGCAGTGACGCGAGCGCGACGGGCTCGCCGTACACCCCTACGGACCGATCGGCGTCCGCGAGGTACAGGTGGACGGGGCGCTCGTGAGTCGCCGCGACCCACCAGCGGAGCACCGCGCTGTCTTCGGCGTCGATGGCACCGGCCAGGTTCGCGATGCCTTCCACGGTGTGCAGCGAGATGGCCAGGCCCTGGCTCCCGACCAAACGCGCGCGGTAGAGCTGGTCGCTCAGCGAGGCGTCGAGGTCGCTCGAGGCGCCGACTCCCGGGGGCGGTGCGCCGCGCCGCTCCAGCTGCTCCTCGACCGCGGACTCGATCAACAGTGCCAGGCGCCCACGCAAGGCCGGCCGCGGCGGCTCGATGGGAACGAGCAGCAGGCCCGAGCTGGTGGCCATCGCCTCGAGCTCGGCCCGCTCGCCGCCGCCCACGAAGCGCACCTCGCCGCGCGAGACGGACGGCTGGTCATTGGTCGGAGTCGCCCACGTCATGCGGGCAGGCATGACCCATGTGCGCTCGATCGGCCCAGTTTCCGGCGGGTCCGCGCGCGGCTAGCCGTTTGTCAAGCGGCATCATCGGAGAATCTGCAGAATTTCCCGAGGAAAATGCCCCGATCCGCGGTTGACGAAGGGGGATCCGATAAATACTCTGAGAGCG
It encodes the following:
- a CDS encoding acetolactate synthase, whose translation is MTMVHGGRLVAQALKRHGIDHVFTLCGGHIQAIYDGCLDEGIRVVDTRHEQTSGHCADGYARVTGKPGVCLVTAGPGITDVVTAVANAQRAGVPLICIGGAGPKTLCDMGSLQDMDSVTLMRPISKWSVQIPEIRRVKEYIDSAFRIAQSNLPGPVYLEMPLDLLMNWHEDEEPLTAPMPPPRPSGDPASIERAAALLKQAERPSFVIGAQLRWSEDRDIVRRFAEKVRAPFFLNGMARGALPYAHECLYTRSRKQALAESDVIFVFGTPFDFRVDYGRPGTWNPSAKIVQVDLDGGELGRNRAIDVGIHGDSGLVLRQLLDAVGTKEAPTWLSTLRAAEDKRRGKMKAEIESDGNPPNPLRVCHEVGKRLGKSDIVIGDGGDFVATAAYVIPLEWPQLWMDPGPLGTLGIGPGYAMAAALARPESRTVIMYGDGSFGLNAMEFEAMARQKLPVVAVIGNDAGWTQIRRGQVMMYGEERAIATKLDYTHYEKVVEALGGKGFWVERTEELGPALDAAFAAGVPACVNVKIASSDFRKDAISV
- a CDS encoding alpha/beta fold hydrolase, whose protein sequence is MPRIALDDTELHYLDTGTASSGETLLFSHGLLMSHEMFAAQVEALRERYRCIAYDHRGQGQSAPSDLRSIDMGTLTGDATLLIEKLELGPVHFVGLSMGGFVGMRLAARRRKLVKSLTLLDTSAGPEPAANVPKYTAMNLTARYLGARMLVDRLMPIMFGRSFLADPDKAAVRARWRAHLQALPRSVWRAVNGVLERENVTPELGRIRCPTLILVGDEDVATPREQSERIQRGIAGSKLVTIPRAGHSSTVEEPEAVTTEISAFLQGLRAGA